One stretch of Nicotiana tabacum cultivar K326 chromosome 18, ASM71507v2, whole genome shotgun sequence DNA includes these proteins:
- the LOC107770898 gene encoding uncharacterized protein LOC107770898 isoform X2, with protein sequence MQADEDVGKIAMAVPLLVSKALELFLQDLCDRTYEITLKKGAKTMNSFHLKQCIQSFNVFDFLKDVVSRVPDLGGSDGGAESATKRRKVVEEDDHDSDDDIKRSSRMHDTAHTSGSGRGRGRGRGRGRGRGARAVERGDSNVHCDKIEDPADVSNQNNEKQKQNDERMDYVAEPAESKNISAGKYPEVPARNFDLNIDLNESVESTAIPAEAPSTSKMPPPEVKHEEIPGWSLSEMEKMAIDPIQLANLNRGLDEEEEDYDEEG encoded by the exons ATGCAAGCCGATGAAGATGTGGGGAAGATTGCCATGGCTGTTCCTCTTTTAGTCT CAAAAGCTCTTGAGCTCTTTCTGCAAGATCTTTGTGACCGAACATATGAGATCACCCTCAAGAAAGGAGCAAAAACTATGAATTCATTCCATTT GAAGCAATGTATCCAGAGCTTTAATGTGTTTGATTTCCTCAAGGATGTAGTGAGCCGGGTTCCTGATCTAGGCGGATCAGATGGTGGTGCCGAATCAGCTACAAAAAGAAG GAAAGTTGTTGAAGAAGATGATCATGACAGTGATGATGATATCAAAAGGAGTAGTCGCATG CATGATACTGCACACACCAGCGGTAGTGGGAGGGGACGAGGCAGGGGTAGGGGTAGAGGCCGTGGGAGAGGTGCACGAGCAGTAGAGCGAGGAGACTCCAATGTTCACTGTGATAAAATTGAAGACCCTGCTGATGTTTCAAATCAAAATAATGAGAAGCAAAAGCAAAATGATGAAAGGATGGACTATGTAGCAGAACCAGCAGAATCAAAGAACATTTCGGCTGGCAAATACCCAGAAGTTCCTGCGAGAAACTTCGATCTCAATATTGACTTAAATGAGAGTGTGGAATCCACAGCAATACCAGCCGAAGCTCCTTCAACATCAAAAATGCCGCCTCCTGAAGTGAAGCATGAGGAAATCCCTGGATGGTCCTTGTCAGAGATGGAAAAGATGGCCATTGATCCGATTCAACTGGCCAACTTAAACAGAGGGTTagatgaggaagaggaagattaTGATGAAGAGGGATAG
- the LOC107770898 gene encoding uncharacterized protein LOC107770898 isoform X1, which produces MRKRLDTRFPAARIKKIMQADEDVGKIAMAVPLLVSKALELFLQDLCDRTYEITLKKGAKTMNSFHLKQCIQSFNVFDFLKDVVSRVPDLGGSDGGAESATKRRKVVEEDDHDSDDDIKRSSRMHDTAHTSGSGRGRGRGRGRGRGRGARAVERGDSNVHCDKIEDPADVSNQNNEKQKQNDERMDYVAEPAESKNISAGKYPEVPARNFDLNIDLNESVESTAIPAEAPSTSKMPPPEVKHEEIPGWSLSEMEKMAIDPIQLANLNRGLDEEEEDYDEEG; this is translated from the exons ATGAGGAAGAGGCTCGATACCCGATTCCCTGCT GCGCGGATTAAAAAGATTATGCAAGCCGATGAAGATGTGGGGAAGATTGCCATGGCTGTTCCTCTTTTAGTCT CAAAAGCTCTTGAGCTCTTTCTGCAAGATCTTTGTGACCGAACATATGAGATCACCCTCAAGAAAGGAGCAAAAACTATGAATTCATTCCATTT GAAGCAATGTATCCAGAGCTTTAATGTGTTTGATTTCCTCAAGGATGTAGTGAGCCGGGTTCCTGATCTAGGCGGATCAGATGGTGGTGCCGAATCAGCTACAAAAAGAAG GAAAGTTGTTGAAGAAGATGATCATGACAGTGATGATGATATCAAAAGGAGTAGTCGCATG CATGATACTGCACACACCAGCGGTAGTGGGAGGGGACGAGGCAGGGGTAGGGGTAGAGGCCGTGGGAGAGGTGCACGAGCAGTAGAGCGAGGAGACTCCAATGTTCACTGTGATAAAATTGAAGACCCTGCTGATGTTTCAAATCAAAATAATGAGAAGCAAAAGCAAAATGATGAAAGGATGGACTATGTAGCAGAACCAGCAGAATCAAAGAACATTTCGGCTGGCAAATACCCAGAAGTTCCTGCGAGAAACTTCGATCTCAATATTGACTTAAATGAGAGTGTGGAATCCACAGCAATACCAGCCGAAGCTCCTTCAACATCAAAAATGCCGCCTCCTGAAGTGAAGCATGAGGAAATCCCTGGATGGTCCTTGTCAGAGATGGAAAAGATGGCCATTGATCCGATTCAACTGGCCAACTTAAACAGAGGGTTagatgaggaagaggaagattaTGATGAAGAGGGATAG